One region of Eremothecium gossypii ATCC 10895 chromosome II, complete sequence genomic DNA includes:
- the YKU80 gene encoding ATP-dependent DNA helicase YKU80 (Syntenic homolog of Saccharomyces cerevisiae YMR106C (YKU80)): MSQECTTFLIDYSASMLESTAKFEAYLEYALFDKAQRSRKTDYTHVVLANCAMEKNPNNVKNMFEVFAPSAPITLSSVVKICERLKAMRELDPLDTKQSNVFEALLAIGMQVNDKFNKRKMLKQVMVVTDDLDGLNVDSEDLEVVQANLDLRLILVYCAEQFPDNFSKTKWGQLLALKDGSRMFTLYEVLGTIERITHQPVKPVRVFHGQLRLGADMRNLAGCQQDPHCLCINVEGYPATKAVVSMSRKQVQKTEDGKYLPLQSVIEYEIHEPTEEDNEEYHVVPVPKEHVTKAYRYGADYVVLPELLEHERLYTTTPGLDIRGFIDTGKVLRHHLCSESVYIMADSREGTAADYVTFAALVDAMIAAEKFAIARYVQKKDSEVQMCLLCPLLVEPSTKKRPADDDAAEAKRALVLCRLPFAEDERSSDFPPLVKQEPADVMLDTTMAAFIDSMDMDAAAPPASWCSSSNVRSFDSFMKDSTLPLPDDPSLAETISDPACIPAIALHHQKHVLLEYFHQRFILRLNNGFSVADLRDSLRSKVSPWATAETSELAARIKDTCAVKLVERPPEATAGAYVDEEQDEASEVPPLEALLALGKRNP; this comes from the coding sequence ATGTCTCAGGAATGTACGACGTTTCTCATCGATTATTCTGCATCAATGCTGGAATCTACGGCAAAGTTTGAAGCATACCTGGAGTATGCTCTCTTTGACAAGGCACAGCGTAGCCGGAAGACTGACTACACGCATGTGGTACTGGCAAACTGCGCCATGGAGAAAAATCCCAACAATGTCAAGAATATGTTTGAGGTATTTGCCCCTAGTGCTCCCATCACATTGAGTTCGGTTGTCAAAATATGTGAGCGACTAAAAGCCATGCGAGAGTTAGACCCACTGGACACCAAGCAGAGTAATGTATTCGAGGCTCTGCTAGCAATAGGTATGCAGGTCAACGATAAATTCAACAAGCGTAAAATGCTGAAGCAGGTGATGGTTGTGACCGATGATCTGGATGGCCTGAATGTTGACTCCGAGGACCTGGAAGTGGTTCAAGCCAACCTAGACTTAAGGCTCATACTGGTATACTGTGCAGAGCAATTCCCAGATAATTTCAGCAAAACCAAGTGGGGCCAGCTTTTGGCGCTGAAGGACGGTTCGCGGATGTTTACTTTGTATGAAGTTCTTGGCACAATCGAGCGAATCACGCACCAACCTGTGAAGCCGGTTCGTGTTTTCCACGGTCAGCTCCGACTTGGGGCGGACATGCGCAATTTAGCAGGCTGCCAGCAGGACCCGCATTGCCTTTGTATTAATGTTGAAGGATATCCCGCTACAAAAGCTGTGGTCTCGATGAGCCGCAAGCAGGTTCAGAAAACCGAGGATGGGAAGTACCTACCGCTCCAATCCGTTATCGAGTATGAGATACATGAGCCCACAGAAGAAGATAATGAGGAGTACCATGTGGTTCCAGTTCCGAAGGAACATGTCACAAAAGCATATCGGTACGGCGCCGACTACGTTGTCCTCCCGGAGCTGCTCGAGCACGAACGCCTTTACACGACGACACCAGGTCTTGATATCCGAGGTTTCATCGACACCGGCAAAGTACTGCGTCATCACTTATGCAGCGAGTCTGTGTACATTATGGCTGACAGTCGTGAGGGTACCGCTGCGGACTACGTTACGTTTGCGGCGTTGGTCGACGCTATGATAGCCGCCGAGAAGTTCGCTATCGCCCGCTACGTGCAGAAAAAGGACAGCGAAGTCCAGATGTGTCTCCTCTGTCCTCTGCTAGTCGAGCCGTCTACCAAGAAACGACCGGCCGATGATGATGCCGCAGAGGCCAAGCGGGCGCTTGTTCTGTGTCGCCTGCCATTCGCAGAGGACGAGCGGTCGAGCGACTTTCCCCCGCTGGTCAAACAGGAGCCTGCCGACGTCATGTTAGACACCACTATGGCTGCATTCATCGACTCCATGGACATGGACGCCGCGGCGCCCCCAGCGTCGTGGTGCTCCTCCTCAAATGTACGTTCTTTTGACAGTTTCATGAAGGACTCTACCCTCCCGCTCCCAGATGATCCCTCGCTCGCTGAAACCATTTCCGACCCCGCCTGTATCCCTGCCATCGCACTTCACCACCAGAAACATGTGCTGCTGGAGTACTTCCACCAACGTTTCATCCTGCGCCTGAACAACGGTTTTTCTGTCGCGGATCTCCGCGATTCGCTCCGCAGTAAAGTTTCTCCATGGGCAACCGCAGAAACCTCCGAGCTTGCTGCCCGCATCAAGGATACCTGTGCAGTAAAGCTGGTCGAGAGACCGCCAGAAGCCACTGCAGGAGCCTATGTGGATGAGGAGCAGGACGAGGCTTCCGAGGTCCCCCCACTCGAAGCATTGCTTGCACTCGGAAAGCGGAACCCCTGA
- the PGM1 gene encoding phosphoglucomutase PGM1 (Syntenic homolog of Saccharomyces cerevisiae YKL127W (PGM1) and YMR105C (PGM2)) yields the protein MSITIESVPTKAFADQKPGTSGLRKKTKVFEQTEHYTENFIQAIMESIPEGSENAVLVIGGDGRYYNDAVMQKIAEVGSANGVRKLIIGQNGLLSTPAASHIIRTYHDKVTGGIILTASHNPGGPDNDFGIKYNLANGAPAPEKVTNSMFERSRNLTHYKITRGMPKLDLGKIGENQQYGNLLVDVIDPTEAYVRLMKEIFDFPLIKKFLEHAQKEYGLKVLFDALNGITGPYGKAIFVDELGLSEDSLQNFVPKPDFGGLHPDPNLTYAHTLVSRVDRENIAFGAASDGDGDRNMIYGAGPAFVSPGDSVAIIAEYASEIPYFIKNGIHGLARSFPTSGAIDLVAKEKNLDCYEVPTGWKFFCNLFDSKKLSICGEESFGTGSDHVREKDGLWAIVAWLNVLAIYHRRHPDREPSIKTIQEEFWAKYGRTFFTRYDFEECDTEDANKVIELLRTFAENPAVVGQPFPAWHEVSVSAAGDFSYTDLDGSVSEHQGLYIKLSNGTRYVVRLSGTGSSGATIRLYVERYTNDPAYYAQTADQFLAPDIKAVLKFLRFKDLIGTEEPTVRT from the coding sequence ATGTCTATTACTATTGAGTCTGTACCTACGAAGGCCTTCGCAGACCAGAAGCCTGGGACTTCTGGTTTGCGCAAGAAGACCAAGGTATTTGAGCAAACAGAGCACTACACCGAAAACTTCATCCAGGCTATCATGGAGTCCATTCCAGAGGGCTCTGAAAATGCCGTTTTGGTCATTGGCGGTGATGGGCGGTATTACAATGACGCAGTGATGCAAAAGATTGCCGAGGTTGGCAGCGCTAATGGCGTGCGCAAGTTGATCATCGGGCAAAATGGCTTGCTATCGACCCCGGCGGCTTCCCACATCATTCGCACATACCACGATAAGGTCACGGGCGGCATCATCTTGACGGCGTCCCACAACCCTGGCGGGCCAGACAATGATTTTGGAATCAAGTACAACTTGGCCAACGGTGCACCAGCTCCAGAGAAGGTCACCAACTCCATGTTCGAGCGCTCACGCAACTTGACCCACTACAAAATCACCCGCGGTATGCCCAAGTTAGACCTCGGCAAGATCGGCGAGAACCAGCAGTACGGTAACTTGCTGGTTGACGTGATCGACCCAACGGAGGCCTACGTTCGCTTGATGAAGGAGATCTTTGACTTCCCGCTAATTAAGAAGTTCCTTGAACACGCACAAAAGGAGTACGGCCTTAAGGTCTTGTTCGATGCGTTGAACGGTATCACCGGGCCATACGGCAAAGCCATCTTCGTGGACGAGTTGGGCTTGTCAGAGGACTCGCTTCAAAACTTCGTGCCCAAGCCCGACTTTGGCGGGTTGCACCCTGATCCTAACCTAACCTACGCCCATACATTGGTCTCCAGGGTCGACAGAGAGAATATTGCGTTTGGCGCAGCATCCGACGGTGACGGTGACAGAAACATGATCTACGGCGCGGGCCCAGCGTTCGTGTCCCCAGGCGACTCCGTTGCGATCATTGCCGAGTACGCCTCTGAGATCCCATACTTTATCAAAAACGGCATCCACGGCTTGGCCCGCTCCTTCCCAACCTCCGGCGCCATCGACTTGGTGGCCAAGGAGAAGAACCTCGACTGTTACGAGGTGCCAACCGGCTGGAAGTTCTTCTGCAACCTCTTCGACTCCAAGAAACTCTCCATCTGCGGTGAGGAGTCTTTCGGTACCGGTTCGGACCACGTCCGGGAGAAGGACGGGTTATGGGCCATCGTCGCCTGGCTCAACGTGCTCGCCATCTACCACCGCAGACATCCAGACAGGGAGCCCTCCATTAAGACGATCCAGGAGGAGTTCTGGGCCAAGTACGGCCGCACGTTCTTCACGCGCTACGACTTTGAAGAATGCGACACTGAGGACGCCAATAAGGTTATTGAGCTTCTCCGTACCTTTGCCGAGAACCCCGCTGTCGTCGGCCAACCCTTCCCTGCATGGCACGAGGTCTCCGTctccgccgccggcgaCTTCAGCTACACAGACCTTGACGGCTCTGTCTCCGAGCACCAGGGTCTCTACATCAAGCTCTCCAACGGAACCCGCTACGTGGTCCGCCTCTCCGGCACAGGCTCTTCTGGCGCTACCATCAGACTATACGTCGAGCGCTACACCAACGACCCTGCCTACTACGCGCAGACCGCCGACCAGTTCTTGGCACCCGACATCAAAGCCGTGCTTAAGTTCTTGCGCTTCAAGGACTTGATTGGCACCGAGGAGCCTACTGTCCGCACCTGA
- the YPK1 gene encoding serine/threonine protein kinase YPK1 (Syntenic homolog of Saccharomyces cerevisiae YKL126W (YPK1) and YMR104C (YPK2)) — MTMYGWKLTNKLKFGRSKEEKDKDREKERDSRHNSGSKHGVFGHLSKRLSGTEEQVRGRTEEANTGAGTPRTSKDRKETIVATPNSIAPVRLSTDVAAPGWPNGEVQSSVPSSFRDAGSETTDVGDEERAGTSSGSVVPEQANHSSASVSEERGEASMVNSTGIMTIKVYNGNSFKLPFALTSNPQILGKLLSSGVNAISRTGRSSVDELISSVEQVTLSEDEDKLLPGDAATNYIPATIKLPDSEDLNPLIYLTIEFDNTVATIEPECGNLKSPVFNKISTFDVTRKLPYLKVNVFVRIPSILLPSKAWQQVYAAQDPELQDLLKKVNSNMDVQLDSFQLPLNLQFNSATSIRLYNHQWLNMEKGLGRVNITIDYKPSKNKPLSIDDFDLLKVIGKGSFGKVMQVKKKDTNKIYALKAIRKSYIVSKSEVTHTLAERTVLARVDNPFIVPLKFSFQSPEKLYLVLAFINGGELFFHLQKEGRFDLSRARFYTAELLCALETLHSLNVIYRDLKPENILLDYQGHIALCDFGLCKLNMKDQDKTNTFCGTPEYLAPELLLGQGYSKVVDWWTLGVLLYEMLTGLPPYYDEDVPKMYKKILQEPLRFPDGFDREAKNLLIELLCRDPKRRLGYNGADEIKRHPFFSQLSWKRLWMKGYIPPYKPPVMSALDTSNFDQEFTREKPVDSVVNDFLSESVQQQFGGWTYVGSEQLGSSIIPGKNIR, encoded by the coding sequence ATGACTATGTACGGTTGGAAGCTGACCAACAAGTTGAAGTTTGGCAGGTCTAAAGAGGAGAAGGATAAAGACCGGGAGAAAGAAAGGGATAGCAGACACAATAGTGGATCCAAACATGGGGTCTTCGGGCACTTGAGCAAGAGGCTCTCAGGCACGGAGGAACAAGTGCGGGGCCGGACTGAGGAGGCAAATACGGGGGCGGGTACACCTCGTACGTCGAAGGACCGCAAGGAAACGATCGTCGCGACCCCCAACTCGATCGCACCGGTGCGTCTGTCGACGGACGTAGCGGCGCCTGGGTGGCCGAACGGCGAGGTGCAGTCGTCGGTGCCTTCGAGCTTCCGCGACGCGGGCTCCGAGACAACGGATGTGGGCGATGAAGAGCGCGCGGGCACCTCGTCTGGAAGCGTGGTGCCTGAGCAGGCGAACCACTCGTCCGCGAGCGTGTCTGAGGAGCGGGGCGAGGCCTCAATGGTTAATTCCACTGGAATCATGACGATCAAAGTGTACAACGGGAACTCCTTCAAGCTTCCGTTCGCGCTTACGTCCAACCCTCAGATCCTAGGCAAGTTGCTATCGTCCGGCGTCAACGCCATAAGCAGGACTGGGCGCAGCTCTGTCGACGAGCTGATCTCTTCCGTGGAGCAGGTGACGCTAAGTGAAGACGAGGACAAGCTGTTGCCGGGCGACGCTGCCACCAATTATATTCCGGCCACCATCAAGCTTCCAGACTCTGAAGATCTCAACCCTCTCATCTACCTCACGATCGAGTTTGACAACACGGTTGCGACCATTGAGCCTGAATGCGGTAATCTAAAGTCGCCCGTGTTCAACAAGATATCGACCTTTGACGTCACGCGTAAGCTTCCATACCTTAAAGTGAATGTTTTTGTCCGGATACCATCGATCCTGCTTCCGTCGAAAGCATGGCAACAGGTATACGCGGCGCAAGACCCGGAGTTGCAAGACCTATTGAAGAAGGTCAACAGCAATATGGATGTGCAGCTCGATTCCTTCCAGTTGCCTTTGAATCTGCAGTTTAACTCTGCAACAAGCATTCGCCTATACAACCACCAGTGGCTCAATATGGAAAAAGGCCTGGGGAGGGTCAATATTACGATAGATTATAAACCTTCAAAAAACAAGCCACTAAGCATTGACGATTTCGACTTGCTAAAAGTCATTGGGAAGGGTTCATTTGGAAAAGTCATGCAAGTGAAAAAGAAGGATACCAACAAAATATATGCCTTGAAGGCTATTCGGAAGTCTTATATTGTTTCTAAATCAGAAGTGACCCATACACTAGCTGAACGCACTGTGCTCGCGCGGGTCGATAATCCATTCATTGTGCCCCTAAAATTCTCTTTTCAATCGCCTGAAAAGTTGTACCTTGTGTTGGCATTCATCAATGGTGGCGAGTTGTTTTTCCACCTACAAAAAGAGGGCAGATTCGACCTTTCAAGAGCCAGGTTCTATACTGCAGAGTTGTTGTGTGCACTCGAAACCTTGCACAGTCTAAATGTCATATATCGAGACTTGAAGCCGGAGAATATCCTTCTAGATTACCAAGGACACATTGCATTGTGTGACTTTGGGTTGTGCAAGTTGAATATGAAGGATCAGGACAAAACCAACACCTTCTGTGGGACCCCAGAATATCTTGCTCCAGAACTCCTTCTGGGACAGGGATACTCAAAAGTCGTGGATTGGTGGACGCTAGGTGTATTACTCTATGAAATGCTCACGGGTCTGCCACCGTACTACGACGAGGATGTGCCAAAGATGTACAAGAAGATTCTGCAAGAGCCTCTTCGCTTCCCCGACGGCTTCGATAGGGAAGCGAAAAATCTATTGATAGAGTTGTTATGTCGTGATCCAAAGCGGCGGCTCGGTTATAATGGTGCAGACGAAATCAAACGCCACCCATTTTTTAGTCAATTGAGCTGGAAGCGCCTATGGATGAAGGGCTATATCCCCCCATATAAACCGCCCGTCATGAGCGCGTTGGATACGAGCAATTTCGACCAGGAATTCACGCGAGAGAAACCCGTGGACAGTGTCGTAAACGACTTTTTGAGCGAATCGGTACAGCAGCAATTTGGTGGCTGGACATATGTTGGGTCAGAGCAGCTTGGAAGCTCCATTATCCCCGGGAAGAATATAAGATAA
- the RRN3 gene encoding rDNA-binding RNA polymerase I transcriptional factor (Syntenic homolog of Saccharomyces cerevisiae YKL125W (RRN3)), producing the protein MMSIEKVQKRSSSQDLPLSSDKGEGKKRKVEFADGLVHSRHRNELADEQPQDFSTKLYKGYIRDALDDLETSKDTGKLDTIANQLSLSASSPDRISAENFAILLEMLGNNITKIDNKRGVAIVRAVLNFEKWWDLPPLTLGNYVFFLQILCSSIPKWWQDVSMLLISNFRLPVDKTTKHHEILKYFLRAIPSSSNFIDSYIAKYFPNKNDSKKNLVNYISNVLTLTEYCEELRFQAWSMIIEKIIAVDVELQNELDELDDDVDEEIDDKLADSDDGEDELPGDDDAAEASTHSADDTSFDSEDEQLEGNEEYNIEVTRNIKELSKKLDVILSMLTTRLSDALTPETLESGEGVNTFNTLVSLFKSHILPTYYTRSVQYLMFHVSQQQPQLMDAFLVTLIDIAFSPNETMEKKIKSLQYLGSFIARAKKLTHTQITFVASYLTSWLNRYVLEREEEVDLPGGMDRFKHFYAAFQALCYIFCFRHALFRDGNAWECDIDAFFQRTVISKFNPLKYCNENVMLMFARIAQHEGIVYCFSIIENNNNERLRGIMGKSSERSDGLASATGAASTWSLAARQQFIDLQSYFPYDPLFLKQYKNLMRDYYIEWSEISADYESDDSNEFTDAA; encoded by the coding sequence ATGATGTCCATCGAAAAAGTACAGAAACGATCATCTAGCCAGGATCTGCCTTTAAGTAGTGACAAGGGGGAAGGTAAAAAGCGGAAAGTGGAGTTCGCAGACGGCTTGGTCCATAGCCGCCACCGGAATGAATTAGCCGATGAGCAGCCGCAGGACTTCTCTACAAAGCTGTATAAGGGGTATATTAGAGATGCCCTGGACGATTTAGAGACTTCAAAGGATACCGGGAAGCTGGATACAATTGCCAACCAGCTATCACTGTCAGCATCTAGCCCCGACCGTATCTCGGCGGAGAACTTTGCTATACTACTGGAAATGCTGGGCAACAACATAACCAAGATTGACAACAAACGGGGAGTGGCTATAGTACGTGCAGTACTTAACTTTGAGAAGTGGTGGGACCTGCCGCCGCTTACTCTAGGTAATTATGTATTCTTTCTACAGATACTATGCTCGAGTATACCCAAGTGGTGGCAAGACGTATCTATGTTGCTGATCTCCAATTTTCGGCTTCCCGTGGACAAGACAACCAAGCATCATGAAATCCTCAAATACTTCCTCAGGGCCATTCCCTCATCGTCCAACTTCATTGACTCATACATCGCCAAGTACTTTCCGAACAAAAACGACTCCAAAAAAAACCTCGTGAACTACATCAGTAATGTGCTGACCCTTACTGAATACTGCGAGGAATTGCGGTTTCAGGCATGGTCTATGATTATCGAGAAAATCATTGCCGTCGATGTGGAGCTTCAAAAtgagctggacgagctggacGACGATGTGGACGAAGAGATCGACGACAAGCTTGCAGACAGCGACGACGGGGAGGATGAGCTACCAGGCGACGATGACGCCGCCGAAGCCTCGACCCATAGCGCCGACGATACATCGTTCGACTCGGAGGACGAACAACTGGAGGGAAACGAAGAATACAACATTGAGGTCACTCGCAACATCAAAGAGCTCTCCAAAAAGCTGGACGTGATTCTTTCCATGCTCACGACTAGGCTCTCTGATGCGCTCACGCCCGAGACCCTGGAGTCCGGAGAAGGCGTCAACACTTTCAACACCCTGGTCTCCCTCTTCAAGAGCCATATCCTGCCAACCTACTACACACGCTCCGTTCAGTACCTCATGTTCCATGtgtcgcagcagcagccccaGCTCATGGACGCATTCCTCGTCACACTCATCGACATCGCCTTTTCGCCGAACGAAACCATGGAGAAGAAGATCAAGTCCCTGCAGTACCTCGGCTCCTTCATCGCACGCGCCAAGAAGCTCACACATACTCAGATAACCTTTGTGGCCAGCTACCTCACCTCCTGGCTCAACCGCTACGTGCTCGagcgcgaggaggaggTCGATCTTCCCGGCGGCATGGACCGCTTCAAGCATTTCTACGCGGCCTTCCAGGCTCTCTGCTACATATTCTGTTTCCGCCACGCCCTCTTTCGCGACGGCAACGCATGGGAGTGCGACATCGACGCCTTTTTCCAGCGCACCGTTATCTCCAAGTTCAACCCGCTCAAATACTGTAACGAAAACGTCATGCTCATGTTCGCGCGCATCGCCCAGCACGAGGGCATCGTCTACTGCTTCAGCATCATCGAGAACAACAACAACGAGCGCCTTCGCGGCATCATGGGCAAGTCCTCCGAGCGCTCCGACGGCCTCGCAAGCGCCAccggcgccgccagcaCCTGGTCCCTAGCCGCCAGGCAGCAGTTCATCGACCTGCAGTCTTACTTCCCCTACGACCCACTTTTCCTCAAGCAATACAAGAACCTCATGCGCGACTACTACATCGAATGGAGCGAGATCAGCGCTGATTACGAGAGCGACGACAGCAATGAGTTCACTGATGCTGCCTGA
- the SSH4 gene encoding Ssh4p (Syntenic homolog of Saccharomyces cerevisiae YKL124W (SSH4)) — MAGYLTFCHNEDEREYSEEVGGAHGLARRKRDSDLYRSPFLNLGQANVEELAELELLELPRMSRFEVELYLRAKEFQAMNPPLVKAFGTYMCPEDRQCVRDRGIQAYYLLPSINDNVDRRGNFLPSFLVQDKLNVTFTKYNKSSSTIMNYPLPHNKRDAVYFEVKVYKFRNYLASNSIFSIGLVTCPYPYFVMPGMCQYSIAYESTGKLRINNSFYASTLLPKLQEGDVVGLGYRYRTGTVFITHNGKKMMDLTHNIGIDLFVGIGAMNAAYTRTYTKEGLLDDIDNVELRKQIQDLEADQKRDITEVMNEQLLRPHDPRTRHINSDEIELQVNLGGVGFVFVEANVKKYAFGSLYGEIGIPPAYNGDETKTDVILQKGDDLPPKYPEDELNFFGNIKVNLGNGSSTESTSMYNRQGSSGSVAPPPATERPRSLQNVPYALQGLLDDIEERSVYEPLLPKGPRPAKSGHKRKKRKRRAPA, encoded by the coding sequence ATGGCGGGGTACCTGACGTTCTGCCACAACGAGGACGAGAGGGAGTACAGCGAGGAGGTCGGGGGCGCGCACGGTCTGGCGCGGAGGAAGCGGGATTCAGATTTGTACCGGAGCCCGTTCCTCAACCTCGGGCAGGCGAATGTGGAGGAACtagcggagctggagctgctggagcttCCGCGGATGTCGCGTTTCGAGGTCGAGCTTTATCTGAGGGCGAAGGAGTTCCAGGCGATGAACCCGCCACTCGTCAAGGCGTTTGGAACTTACATGTGCCCGGAGGACCGGCAATGCGTGAGGGACCGGGGCATCCAGGCTTACTACCTATTGCCGTCAATCAACGACAACGTCGACCGGCGGGGGAACTTCCTACCGAGCTTCTTGGTCCAGGACAAGCTCAACGTCACGTTCACCAAGTACAACAAATCCTCCTCGACCATCATGAACTACCCGCTCCCGCACAACAAGCGCGACGCCGTCTACTTCGAAGTCAAGGTGTATAAGTTCAGGAACTACTTGGCGTCCAACTCGATCTTTAGTATTGGGCTAGTGACATGTCCGTACCCCTACTTCGTCATGCCGGGCATGTGCCAGTACTCCATTGCGTACGAATCGACCGGCAAGTTACGTATCAATAACTCCTTTTATGCTTCCACATTGTTGCCCAAGTTGCAGGAAGGGGACGTTGTCGGTTTGGGATACCGCTACCGCACGGGAACCGTATTCATTACACACAACGGGAAGAAGATGATGGACTTAACACACAATATCGGGATCGACTTGTTCGTCGGTATCGGCGCGATGAACGCCGCATACACCCGCACCTACACCAAGGAGGGGTTGCTTGACGACATAGACAATGTCGAGCTTCGGAAACAGATTCAGGACCTGGAGGCGGACCAGAAGCGGGACATCACAGAGGTCATGAACGAGCAGTTGCTTCGGCCGCATGACCCGCGGACCAGACACATTAACTCTGATGAAATCGAGTTGCAGGTCAACTTGGGGGGCGTCGGGTTTGTCTTCGTGGAGGCAAACGTGAAGAAATATGCATTTGGAAGTCTCTACGGCGAAATCGGCATTCCGCCAGCATACAATGGCGACGAAACCAAGACCGACGTTATTCTACAGAAGGGCGACGACTTGCCCCCGAAGTACCCCGAGGACGAGCTCAACTTCTTCGGCAACATCAAGGTCAATCTCGGTAACGGATCTTCCACTGAGTCCACCAGCATGTACAACCGCCAGGGGTCTTCCGGCAGTGTCGCCCCTCCCCCCGCCACTGAGCGCCCTCGCAGCCTGCAGAATGTGCCCTACGCCCTCCAGGGCCTGCTCGACGACATCGAAGAACGCAGCGTCTACGAGCCCCTTCTCCCCAAGGGGCCCCGTCCCGCAAAGAGCGGCCACAAGCGCAAGAAACGGAAGAGAAGAGCACCCGCCTAG
- the SRP21 gene encoding signal recognition particle subunit SRP21 (Syntenic homolog of Saccharomyces cerevisiae YKL122C (SRP21)): MSVKPVDSFIKDSLQLLCANPSQTLVSFRYRGGSAEGSAAEVRFRTHNSHLGLHYKFKTRRQKDVSRVLSALGPRGVNVVAVGTERRKRKQASRDLVGMATLLVNADVKQHVPEPAAAAAAAGSSRAKKSKKKGKKR; the protein is encoded by the coding sequence ATGTCCGTGAAGCCCGTAGATTCGTTCATCAAAGActcgctgcagctgctgtGCGCGAATCCCTCGCAGACGCTGGTGTCGTTTCGGTACCGCGGGGGTAGTGCGGAGGGCAGCGCGGCTGAGGTGCGGTTCAGGACGCACAATAGCCATCTCGGACTGCACTACAAGTTCAAGACGCGCCGGCAGAAGGACGTGTCGCGCGTGCTGAGCGCGCTGGGGCCGCGCGGGGTCAACGTGGTGGCTGTGGGGACGGAGCGGCGCAAGCGGAAGCAGGCGAGCAGGGATCTGGTGGGAATGGCGACGCTGCTGGTCAACGCGGACGTGAAGCAGCATGTGCCGGagcccgcggcggcggcggcggcggccgggAGCAGCCGGGCGAAGAAGAGCAAGAAGAAGGGCAAGAAGCGCTAG